The Sphingopyxis sp. TUF1 genome segment AGCGGCGAGTCTTCAGGAGACAGGCAATGAAAAAAATGATGATGGTTGCGGCGCTCGGCACGCTGATGGCGGTGTCGGGCTGCAGCAAGGAAGAGAATGCCGGCGGTACGGTGAAGCGCGAGGCGGGCAACTGGAAAACCGAAGTCAAGCTGGTGAAGTTCGAAGTTCCCGGGATGCCGCCCGAAATGAAGGACGGCATGACGAAAATGGTCGAGGGCGCGAGCGGCATGGACCAATGCTTCACGCAGGAACAGGTCGACAAGGAAGATATTGCCGCCGAACTCGCCAAGGGGCCGGGCAATGGCGGCCAGTGCAACTGGTCGAAAAAGGATGTCTCGGGCGGGAATATCGATGTCGCCGGCACCTGTACCGCCAATGGCCAGACGGTCGAAATGGCGATGAACGGCACCGTCGATGCGAAAAAGTCCGACGTCACGATCACGACCAAGGGCAAAGCGCCGGCCGGCGGGGAGATGGAAATGGTGATGCAGATGGTGAGCACGCACACCGGCCCGTGCAAAGCACCGGCAACGACCTGAACAAGCGTAGGCCTGAGCACCGAATTACGGGGGCGTCGCTGGCAAGCGGCGCCCCTTTTGTCATGGCGCCGACGGTCCGGCCTTCGCCGCGCGGCGATCCGCGTTGAGCCTATCAATCAGTGGTGACGGAAATCGACTTGCCGGGCGGCGAACAGGTGGGGCTGTGTGGCCGCCCGGCGAAGTCTTGAAATGAGGCTCGAGGGGATTCGAACGATGCCAGGGACCAGCTCGCACCATTCGCCTTGGGCCTCAACCGCATTGATCGAGATCGCCGCGGATACGAAAATAATGACAGAATTCCCGAAACGGGGCAGTTACAAGGGGTCACATGCCACCATGTCGCCATCTGATAACCCTTTGTTAACCCGTTCTCGCGCTTTTCGGTCGCGGATTGGCGCGGGCGCCGGTTTCTGATACAAGGTCTGGGCGGCTTGTTACCGTTACGAGGGCGTAACAAAGGGTGGCCGTGCCGAATGATTAGCGTATCCACCGTACCGCCCGATCGGGGCATCAGGGGGTAGCATGGATCAGGCGAACGCGAACGAAACAGACCCCGGCGAGACCGACAGGATCATCGCCGAGGAACTCGAACTGCTGCTCGCTTCGCCGATGTTCTCGCGGTCGCCGGTGCTATCGCGGCTGCTCCAGTTTCTCGTCGAACACCGCCTGCGCGGCGGACGCAGCGCGCCAAAGGCCTATGCGATTGCGACCGAAGCGCTGGGACGGAGCGCGGATTTCGATCCTGCGGTCGACAGCTACCCGCGCGTGATGGTCGGACGGCTGCGCACGCTGCTCGACCGTTATTATTCGGAAACGCCGTGGGTTCACCGGATACGCGTACCCCAGGGCAGCTATGAGGTGGTCGTGCAATACCGGTCGGCGCCGCCCGCGGCGCGAGCGGCCGACGCTCCCGAAGGCATCGATGACGTCAAGGCTGCAACCGATGCTCCGGACGGCATCGCGCCGCCGACGGACCGCCGCCCCCGTGGAGGGCGGTTCGGGCGATGGGCCGTCGTATTGCTGCTCGTTGCCCTCGCGCTGCTGGCGCTGTGGGCATTGCGTGACGATACGCGGCAGCTGTTTGCGAACGATCCGGTGCCCACCCCCTTGCTGGACATCCGTCCGCCGGAATCGGGCAATCTGCCCGAATCGCGTGCGCTGGCGCGCGCACTCGACGGCAAGCTGCGCGACGGGCTGCGCCGTTTCGATATGGTCAACCTGCTCAGCGCCGCACCCGCCGAAGGCGCCGCCCCGCGACAGAGCGACTATCGTCTCGATACCTCGCTCGTCCGCACGACCGAAGGGCAGGTCGATGTCACGCTGGTGCTCAACCGCGTCGCCGATCAGCGCGCGATCTGGTCGGAGCAGCTCCGGCTCGACCATCTGGATACGCCCGAATTTTCGGCGATCGACCCGCTTATCGCCCAGATCGGGGGCGATTTTGGTGTGATCGTGCGCGACCAGATACGGCGCCAGCCTGACAATTATTCGCCCGGCTACCCCTGCTTGGCGCAGTTCAACCGGATGCGGCAGATGCGCAATGCGGTGGTGGCGAAGCAGGTCGATGGTTGCCTGCGCGCGACGATCGAGGCCGATCCGCACGATCCGGTCACGCTCGCCGCGCTGTCGCTGGTGCGCTTTAGCGACTGGCAGTCGCAGCGCGCGACGCCCGTTGGCCGGGAAGCCTTTACCGAGGCGCAATCGCTGGCGCTGCGCGCGTATCACGAGGCCCCCAATTCGGCGGCGGGGCTGTTCGCGATGGCGCGCGCCAATGTTTATTCGGGCAATTGCGGGGCGGGAATCGCATTGGGCGACACGGCGCGGACAGGCAATCCGTTCGATCCCGACATCGCGGGCTTTCTTGGCCTGTTCAAACTGGCGTGCGGCCAGCCCGACGAGGGCGAGGCGTTGCTGCAACGGTCGCTCGCGCTCGATTCCTCATACCCGGGCGTGCCGGCGGTGACGCTGGCGTTCATGCTGTCGCAGCGCGGCGAGCAGACCGAGGCGCGGGCGATTCTCGACCGGATGCCGTCGCCCAGCAACCTCGAGCCGCAATATATGATGGTTCGCGCGATTGTGCTGGCGCGGCAGGGCGAGGTCGAGGCGGCCCGGATGCTGTGGCGGCGGCTGCTCGACTA includes the following:
- a CDS encoding DUF3617 domain-containing protein — its product is MKKMMMVAALGTLMAVSGCSKEENAGGTVKREAGNWKTEVKLVKFEVPGMPPEMKDGMTKMVEGASGMDQCFTQEQVDKEDIAAELAKGPGNGGQCNWSKKDVSGGNIDVAGTCTANGQTVEMAMNGTVDAKKSDVTITTKGKAPAGGEMEMVMQMVSTHTGPCKAPATT
- a CDS encoding tetratricopeptide repeat protein — protein: MDQANANETDPGETDRIIAEELELLLASPMFSRSPVLSRLLQFLVEHRLRGGRSAPKAYAIATEALGRSADFDPAVDSYPRVMVGRLRTLLDRYYSETPWVHRIRVPQGSYEVVVQYRSAPPAARAADAPEGIDDVKAATDAPDGIAPPTDRRPRGGRFGRWAVVLLLVALALLALWALRDDTRQLFANDPVPTPLLDIRPPESGNLPESRALARALDGKLRDGLRRFDMVNLLSAAPAEGAAPRQSDYRLDTSLVRTTEGQVDVTLVLNRVADQRAIWSEQLRLDHLDTPEFSAIDPLIAQIGGDFGVIVRDQIRRQPDNYSPGYPCLAQFNRMRQMRNAVVAKQVDGCLRATIEADPHDPVTLAALSLVRFSDWQSQRATPVGREAFTEAQSLALRAYHEAPNSAAGLFAMARANVYSGNCGAGIALGDTARTGNPFDPDIAGFLGLFKLACGQPDEGEALLQRSLALDSSYPGVPAVTLAFMLSQRGEQTEARAILDRMPSPSNLEPQYMMVRAIVLARQGEVEAARMLWRRLLDYTRQPAGAPPEQVLGRFMITPSVIMRASAALRESGVVAASPPDRSGALRGTAAAP